In one window of Bradyrhizobium diazoefficiens DNA:
- a CDS encoding ATP-dependent DNA ligase, with product MEAESASELPRGAQWQYEPKWDGFRCLLIRDGKRVSMQSKGGRDLVRYFPEVATAASALSADCFILDGELIIRLDQGYSFDALLQRIHPAASRVKRLAVETPATFMAFDLLRSGDADLAALQLAKRRSALEKFSRHHFGRGDPFALSPASRNYAEAKKWLQSVEAGHDGVVAKRLDLAYRSGTRDGMQKIKLMRSADCVVGGFRYGEKKQGRRKLIGSLLLGLYDDAGLLHHVGFTSAIKTSDRSALTEKFEKIASSESFTGKAPGGPSRWSTKRSAEWQAVRPVHVVEVCYDHVSGGRFRHGTKILRWRPDKKPSQCRLDQLQQTSAKLRPRKARENA from the coding sequence ATGGAAGCCGAGTCCGCCTCCGAGCTTCCACGCGGGGCGCAGTGGCAATACGAGCCGAAATGGGATGGATTCCGGTGCCTGCTGATCCGCGACGGCAAGCGCGTCAGCATGCAGTCCAAGGGCGGCCGCGATCTCGTCCGCTATTTTCCGGAAGTCGCCACCGCTGCATCGGCCCTGTCCGCCGATTGCTTCATCCTTGACGGCGAGCTGATCATTCGGCTCGACCAGGGTTATTCGTTCGACGCCTTGCTTCAGCGCATTCACCCGGCCGCCAGCCGTGTGAAGCGCCTCGCCGTCGAAACTCCCGCAACCTTCATGGCTTTTGATTTGCTGCGGTCGGGAGACGCAGATCTAGCAGCACTTCAGCTCGCCAAACGGCGGTCCGCACTCGAAAAATTCTCGCGGCATCACTTCGGTCGCGGCGACCCGTTCGCGCTGTCTCCGGCGAGCCGCAACTACGCCGAGGCGAAGAAGTGGCTCCAATCCGTCGAGGCGGGCCACGATGGCGTGGTCGCAAAGCGCCTCGACCTCGCCTACCGCAGCGGCACCCGCGACGGAATGCAGAAGATCAAGTTGATGCGATCGGCCGATTGCGTGGTCGGCGGCTTCCGATATGGCGAGAAGAAGCAGGGCAGGCGAAAGCTGATCGGCTCGCTTCTTCTCGGACTTTACGATGACGCGGGGCTTCTGCATCACGTCGGCTTCACATCGGCCATCAAGACATCCGACAGGTCTGCTCTGACCGAGAAGTTCGAGAAGATCGCCAGCAGCGAAAGTTTTACCGGCAAGGCGCCGGGCGGTCCGAGCCGATGGTCCACCAAGCGGTCCGCCGAGTGGCAGGCGGTGCGTCCTGTTCATGTCGTCGAGGTTTGCTACGACCACGTCTCGGGCGGCCGGTTTCGCCACGGCACGAAAATTCTGCGCTGGCGTCCGGACAAGAAGCCGTCTCAATGCCGCCTGGATCAGCTCCAGCAGACATCGGCGAAGTTGCGGCCGCGGAAGGCACGCGAAAACGCATGA
- a CDS encoding ferritin-like domain-containing protein: MGLFTKDIKSMEDLLIHGLQDIYYAEQQILKALPKMIDKATNRDLVTGLKTHLEETNKQVERLDKAFAKLGKEPSGTQCPAIDGIIEEADETAGEIEDKAVLDAAIVANAQAVEHYEMCRYGTLIAWAEELGHDEIVRFLTTNLNEEKAANTKLNTVALRKGVNARASSAA, translated from the coding sequence ATGGGACTGTTCACCAAAGACATAAAATCGATGGAAGACCTGCTGATCCATGGGCTGCAGGATATCTATTACGCGGAGCAGCAGATCCTGAAAGCTCTGCCAAAGATGATCGACAAGGCCACCAACCGGGACCTCGTGACCGGTCTCAAAACCCATCTCGAAGAGACCAACAAGCAGGTCGAGCGGCTCGACAAGGCCTTCGCGAAGCTGGGCAAGGAGCCGAGCGGGACGCAGTGCCCGGCCATCGACGGCATCATCGAGGAAGCCGACGAGACTGCGGGCGAGATCGAGGATAAGGCGGTGCTGGACGCCGCCATCGTCGCAAACGCGCAGGCGGTCGAACATTACGAAATGTGCCGCTACGGGACGTTGATTGCATGGGCCGAGGAACTCGGCCACGACGAGATCGTGCGCTTCCTGACGACGAACCTGAACGAGGAAAAGGCCGCCAATACCAAGCTGAACACGGTGGCCCTGCGCAAGGGCGTCAACGCGAGGGCGTCGAGCGCGGCGTAA
- a CDS encoding DEAD/DEAH box helicase: MMALHLLAQWKDSGRSGLVFLAESENRAERLGSVIHALDQSCEVLVFPRLNTLPFDQLEPSREIAGRRASVLRRLAKSKQPIFLVSTAEAVMERLPPPASLLRLNTSLKVGGAFSESELRVRLEALGYDLDDEPDYPGGALFHGQTFEIFPAGALGPFRVEHSARAIRRIVAFDPQQHEIIFETKELLVDPMSDRLAISGARAKRATLFDYCGKAKWIADAGVALHADGWLSTIEEAAGRADREREYLGRSDWKQATRGMKVLPRNAPFQATPEFSKLSSARKALRTFVDEIRRSGARLIFVAAQEEDLRAMERMSGVKAERAADWAAVESARPRDVALLADLDAGFVISGKKPAVVLTAADVLGSRAHHPQPMARSWIAAFDHADVPEQGTVVVHLQRGIAVLDGLQTVNTGGGALREMVRLSFAGDNAVLVPPPDLAQMWPYAAERGKLALDKADGSTWWARRSEAEQEIQVAGKVLAKHISQRKRRKAVKLVPPGSVYEKFVARFPYFTTIDQAKAIDDVLDDLASGHPMDRVICGDVGFGKTEVALRAAAAVVLSGKQVAIAVPTTVLARQHVATFRKRFAPFDIEVGSLSRAISSAELRETKEGLRSGRMKVVVGTQALSSKDVKFDDLGLVIIDEEQHFGAAEKAKLSGLAKNVHTLWMSATPIPRTLAAGLAGFRDLSLIASPPVHRLPVATKIAPLSDAAIASALLREQRRHGQSFLICPRIQDLDPMLARVQAVAPDLKIVCLHGRLPADEIDDRMMTFVEGKADVLLATNIVESGLDIPRANTIVVCWPEKFGLAQLHQLRGRVGRGGIRAFAFLLTESASVQSEKRLAVLEEFSRPGAGFAISERDLDLRGAGDLFSEQQSGHVQVFGPVLYSHLLKMASEKIDDGRSMVWVPDLNLPVADMLPASYVQSAPVRLELYARAARCASEDGLDDLEEETSRRFGPLPQAARDFFAAARLRMDCKRRGIVRLDVGTEAVAATFLPGRLRKSKGKSKGKSLQRDGDRVVHHSPMRDAPFDRVEELFDLLDET; this comes from the coding sequence ATGATGGCGCTGCATCTGCTAGCCCAATGGAAGGACTCCGGCCGTAGCGGTCTCGTGTTTCTCGCCGAGAGCGAGAACAGGGCGGAGCGGCTCGGCAGCGTCATTCATGCGCTGGACCAGTCCTGCGAGGTCCTGGTCTTTCCGCGGCTGAACACCCTGCCGTTCGATCAATTGGAGCCGTCGCGCGAGATCGCCGGGCGCAGAGCCTCGGTCTTGAGGCGTCTTGCCAAATCGAAGCAGCCGATCTTTCTCGTCTCGACGGCGGAAGCCGTGATGGAGCGCTTGCCGCCGCCAGCGAGCCTGTTGCGGCTGAACACGAGTTTGAAGGTCGGCGGCGCGTTCTCCGAGAGCGAGCTTCGCGTTCGTCTCGAAGCGCTGGGCTACGATCTCGATGACGAGCCGGATTATCCGGGCGGTGCGCTGTTTCACGGCCAGACCTTCGAGATTTTTCCCGCGGGCGCGCTGGGCCCGTTCCGCGTCGAGCATTCCGCGCGCGCCATCCGCCGGATCGTAGCGTTCGACCCGCAACAGCACGAGATCATCTTCGAGACCAAGGAGCTTCTCGTCGATCCCATGTCGGACCGGCTCGCCATCTCCGGTGCACGGGCCAAGCGCGCGACGCTGTTCGACTATTGCGGCAAGGCCAAATGGATCGCGGATGCCGGTGTGGCGCTGCATGCCGACGGCTGGCTGAGCACGATCGAGGAGGCCGCGGGCCGCGCGGACAGGGAGCGCGAATATCTCGGGCGGAGCGACTGGAAGCAGGCGACCCGTGGCATGAAAGTGCTGCCGCGCAATGCTCCGTTCCAGGCGACGCCGGAATTCTCCAAGCTCTCATCCGCCAGGAAGGCGCTTCGCACCTTCGTCGACGAGATCAGACGTTCAGGGGCGCGTCTGATCTTCGTCGCGGCGCAGGAGGAAGATCTGCGCGCGATGGAGCGGATGAGCGGCGTCAAGGCGGAACGCGCCGCAGATTGGGCGGCGGTGGAGAGTGCGCGCCCTCGCGATGTGGCGCTGCTCGCCGACCTTGATGCGGGCTTCGTCATTTCGGGAAAGAAGCCTGCTGTCGTCCTGACCGCGGCCGACGTGCTCGGCAGCAGGGCCCATCATCCGCAGCCGATGGCGCGAAGCTGGATCGCCGCCTTCGATCATGCCGACGTGCCGGAACAGGGCACCGTGGTCGTGCATCTCCAGCGCGGCATCGCCGTGCTCGACGGCCTGCAGACCGTGAACACCGGCGGCGGCGCATTGCGGGAGATGGTCAGGCTCTCGTTTGCTGGGGACAATGCGGTTCTGGTGCCGCCGCCCGATCTGGCGCAGATGTGGCCATACGCGGCAGAGCGCGGCAAGCTGGCGCTCGACAAGGCGGACGGCAGCACCTGGTGGGCGCGCCGCAGCGAGGCTGAGCAGGAGATTCAGGTTGCTGGCAAGGTGCTTGCCAAGCACATCAGTCAGCGCAAGCGGCGCAAGGCAGTCAAGCTGGTCCCGCCGGGCTCGGTTTACGAAAAATTCGTGGCGCGCTTCCCTTATTTCACGACCATCGATCAGGCCAAGGCCATCGACGACGTGCTGGACGATCTTGCATCCGGTCATCCGATGGACCGGGTGATTTGCGGCGACGTCGGTTTCGGCAAGACCGAGGTGGCGCTGCGGGCGGCGGCCGCCGTGGTGCTGTCCGGAAAGCAGGTGGCGATCGCGGTGCCGACGACCGTGCTGGCACGGCAGCACGTCGCGACCTTCCGCAAGCGCTTCGCTCCGTTCGATATCGAGGTCGGAAGCCTGTCGCGCGCCATTTCGTCTGCGGAGCTGCGGGAGACCAAGGAAGGCCTGCGCAGCGGCCGGATGAAAGTCGTGGTCGGCACGCAGGCGCTCAGCTCGAAGGACGTGAAATTCGATGATCTCGGCCTCGTCATCATCGACGAGGAGCAGCATTTTGGCGCCGCCGAGAAGGCAAAGCTCTCTGGGCTCGCCAAGAATGTCCATACGCTCTGGATGAGCGCCACGCCGATCCCGCGGACGCTCGCCGCGGGTCTCGCCGGCTTCAGGGATCTGAGTCTCATCGCCTCGCCCCCCGTTCACCGGCTTCCGGTCGCGACCAAGATCGCGCCGCTGTCGGATGCCGCCATCGCGTCGGCCCTGCTGCGCGAACAGCGGCGGCACGGGCAAAGCTTTCTGATCTGCCCGCGCATCCAGGATCTCGATCCGATGCTGGCGCGCGTGCAGGCGGTGGCGCCCGATCTCAAGATCGTCTGTCTGCACGGCAGATTGCCGGCCGACGAGATCGACGACCGGATGATGACCTTCGTCGAGGGCAAGGCCGACGTTCTGCTCGCGACCAACATCGTCGAGAGCGGCCTCGACATCCCGCGTGCCAACACCATCGTGGTGTGCTGGCCCGAAAAGTTTGGCCTTGCCCAGCTGCACCAGTTGCGCGGGCGCGTGGGCCGCGGCGGCATCCGCGCCTTCGCCTTTCTGCTGACGGAGTCAGCCTCGGTGCAGTCCGAAAAGCGGCTGGCCGTGCTGGAGGAGTTCAGCCGGCCGGGCGCGGGCTTCGCCATCAGCGAGCGCGACCTCGATCTCAGGGGCGCGGGCGATCTGTTCTCGGAACAGCAATCCGGCCATGTCCAGGTCTTCGGCCCCGTGCTCTACAGCCACCTCCTGAAAATGGCCTCGGAAAAGATCGATGACGGCAGGTCGATGGTGTGGGTGCCCGACCTCAATCTGCCGGTCGCGGACATGCTGCCCGCGAGCTATGTGCAATCCGCGCCCGTGCGGCTGGAGCTCTATGCCCGTGCCGCACGCTGCGCCAGCGAGGACGGTCTCGACGACCTCGAGGAGGAAACCTCGCGCCGCTTCGGTCCCCTGCCGCAGGCCGCCCGCGACTTTTTTGCGGCTGCGCGATTGAGGATGGATTGCAAGCGCAGAGGCATCGTTCGCCTCGACGTCGGGACGGAGGCGGTGGCCGCGACGTTCCTGCCGGGACGGTTGCGGAAGTCCAAAGGAAAATCCAAGGGGAAATCGTTGCAGCGTGATGGCGATCGCGTCGTCCACCACAGTCCGATGCGCGATGCCCCGTTCGACCGGGTCGAAGAGCTGTTCGATCTTCTCGACGAGACGTGA
- a CDS encoding CaiB/BaiF CoA-transferase family protein, translating to MGGVLEGVRVLDFGRYIAGPYCATLLAEFGAEVIRVEKRDGSEDRFVAPVGEGGEGALFLQVNRNKKCITLDPMTPEGQEVMRRLVKTADVVVANLPPQTLRAMKLDYDSLKAIKPDIILTTATAFGGPGPWSDRVGFDGVGQVMSGSVYMTGAGNPPYRAAVNWVDFGTALHCAFGTLAALIERGKSGRGQIVEGALLATALSFTNATLIEQAVINVNRVPTGNLGQTAAPADIYRTKDGWVLCQVTGHPLFKRWAKLMGEEEWLNDPRFADDISRGNNGPVISERMARWCAERTTQEAVDTLGSAMIPTGPVLSPQQALDHPHIRAAGFLQDVDYPGLPKQAPVARAAIRLSETPGEIATRPPTLGEHTDAVLAELGYDTAAIVALRQSGIV from the coding sequence ATGGGGGGAGTTCTGGAAGGCGTGCGCGTCCTCGATTTCGGGCGCTACATCGCCGGGCCGTATTGCGCGACATTGCTGGCCGAGTTCGGTGCCGAGGTCATTCGCGTCGAAAAGCGCGATGGCAGCGAGGATCGGTTCGTGGCGCCGGTCGGCGAAGGCGGCGAGGGTGCCCTGTTCCTCCAGGTCAACCGCAACAAGAAGTGCATCACGCTCGATCCGATGACGCCGGAGGGGCAGGAGGTGATGCGCCGGCTGGTCAAGACCGCGGACGTCGTCGTCGCCAACCTGCCGCCGCAGACGCTGCGCGCCATGAAGCTCGACTACGACTCCTTGAAGGCGATCAAACCGGACATCATCCTGACCACCGCAACCGCATTCGGCGGGCCGGGGCCTTGGTCCGACCGCGTCGGCTTCGATGGCGTAGGCCAGGTCATGTCGGGCTCGGTCTACATGACCGGCGCCGGCAATCCGCCTTACCGCGCGGCGGTGAATTGGGTCGATTTCGGCACCGCGCTGCACTGTGCCTTCGGGACGCTTGCCGCGCTGATCGAGCGCGGCAAATCCGGGCGCGGGCAGATCGTCGAAGGCGCGTTGCTGGCGACCGCGCTGTCCTTCACCAACGCCACGCTGATCGAGCAGGCCGTCATCAATGTCAATCGCGTTCCGACCGGCAATCTCGGCCAGACCGCGGCGCCCGCCGATATCTACCGAACCAAGGACGGCTGGGTGCTGTGCCAGGTTACGGGTCACCCGCTGTTCAAGCGCTGGGCCAAGCTGATGGGTGAGGAGGAGTGGTTGAACGATCCGCGCTTTGCCGACGACATCAGTCGCGGCAACAACGGCCCCGTCATCAGTGAGCGGATGGCGCGCTGGTGCGCCGAGCGCACCACGCAGGAGGCTGTCGACACGCTCGGAAGTGCGATGATTCCGACCGGGCCCGTGCTGAGCCCGCAGCAGGCGCTGGATCATCCGCACATTCGCGCCGCCGGCTTTTTGCAGGACGTCGATTATCCCGGCTTGCCAAAGCAGGCACCGGTGGCCCGCGCCGCCATCCGGCTGTCGGAAACGCCGGGTGAGATCGCGACGCGTCCGCCGACGCTCGGCGAGCATACCGATGCCGTGCTGGCCGAACTCGGCTACGACACGGCCGCGATCGTGGCGCTTCGGCAGAGCGGCATCGTCTAG
- a CDS encoding cysteine hydrolase family protein, with product MRDSQSDVARIRDAVHLCIDMQNIFAPGGLWETPWMQKVLPTIVAITSHYQVRTIFTRFITPQDPEDRPGQWQSYFRRWEQATRSRLPPAALDLVPALARFVPPARIIDKPAYSAFSNSGLANLLIDKSIGTVVITGAETDVCVLSTVLSAVDLGFRVVIVEDALCSSSDVGHDALMTMYRTRFHGQVDLVTMEELVEFWQE from the coding sequence ATGAGGGACAGCCAATCGGACGTCGCCCGCATCCGGGATGCCGTTCACCTCTGCATTGACATGCAGAATATCTTCGCTCCTGGCGGTCTCTGGGAAACGCCATGGATGCAGAAGGTTTTGCCGACCATCGTGGCGATTACTTCGCACTATCAGGTCAGAACCATCTTTACGCGCTTTATCACGCCGCAGGACCCCGAAGATCGTCCCGGGCAATGGCAGAGCTATTTTCGGCGGTGGGAGCAGGCAACCCGCAGCCGCCTTCCGCCGGCCGCGCTCGACCTCGTGCCGGCGCTGGCGCGGTTCGTTCCTCCGGCCCGCATCATCGACAAGCCAGCCTATTCCGCGTTCAGCAACTCCGGCCTGGCGAACCTGCTGATTGACAAGAGCATCGGCACGGTGGTTATCACAGGGGCGGAGACGGACGTCTGCGTTCTGTCGACTGTGCTGAGCGCCGTCGACCTCGGCTTCAGAGTGGTCATTGTCGAGGATGCGCTTTGCAGCTCGTCCGACGTCGGGCACGATGCGCTGATGACGATGTACCGCACCCGCTTCCACGGCCAGGTGGACCTGGTGACGATGGAGGAGCTCGTAGAGTTCTGGCAAGAATAG
- a CDS encoding DUF2934 domain-containing protein gives MSKPTEDQIRSRAHELWEAAGRPEGQQDEFWHKAEQELSNDPAANAEEGSSKFVE, from the coding sequence ATGTCGAAGCCAACGGAAGATCAAATCCGCTCCCGCGCGCACGAGCTTTGGGAAGCGGCGGGCAGGCCAGAAGGGCAGCAGGACGAGTTCTGGCACAAGGCGGAGCAGGAGCTTTCCAATGATCCTGCCGCCAATGCCGAGGAGGGATCGTCGAAGTTTGTCGAATAG